In a single window of the Trichoderma breve strain T069 chromosome 6, whole genome shotgun sequence genome:
- a CDS encoding u1 zinc finger domain-containing protein, whose product MPKFFCDYCDVYLTHDSMSVRKAHNSGRNHLRNVVDYYQQIGHEKAQSVIDSITSSYAAEGQAHANPMLLQNQPGQGFPAFGFPGGIPPPFPGMPGAPPGQFPQGLPPPPGGRGMPSMPPFPPGPNGMPPIPPNGLPFPPPGGLPFPPPGAPGGPGFPPPNFAGMPGMPVPPPGQHSFPPPGFPAGGPPAPGQDRR is encoded by the exons ATGCCCAAGT TCTTTT GCGACTACTGCGATGTCTACCTCACGCACGACTCCATGTCGGTGCGCAAGGCCCACAACAGCGGCCGAAACCACCTGCGCAACGTCGTAGACTATTACCAGC AAATTGGTCACGAAAAGGCCCAGTCCGTCATTGACTCGATTACCTCCTCGTACGCTGCCGAGGGCCAGGCCCATGCGAACCCGATGCTTCTTCAGAACCAACCCGGCCAGGGATTTCCCGCCTTTGGCTTCCCCGGTG GCATCCCTCCGCCATTCCCCGGTATGCCTGGAGCTCCTCCCGGCCAATTCCCCCAAGGCCTCCCAC CACCTCCCGGCGGTCGCGGCATGCCCTCCATGCCCCCCTTCCCTCCCGGTCCCAACGGAATGCCTCCCATCCCCCCCAACGGCCTCCCCTTTCCTCCACCTGGCGGCCTTCCTTTCCCGCCTCCTGGCGCACCTGGAGGTCCTGGTTTCCCGCCACCAAACTTCGCTGGTATGCCGGGCATGCCGGTTCCGCCGCCTGGGCAGCATTCGTTCCCTCCGCCTGGATTTCCTGCTGGGGGGCCGCCTGCTCCTGGACAGGATAGGCGGTGA
- a CDS encoding replication protein A OB domain-containing protein: MGVESELSQGCIEAIFNDPDQAAQRFPVPVMQCLQIKQMAPSGQGGDRYRLVMSDGLNYVQTMLATQANHVIHDNKLERGCLTRVKQYTPNNLKGKNILVILDLEVIENLGVHEKIGDPVVLDPKPAETTIAGNDFYGAKKEEMDTKPQLQSMPSRSATHAGANIYPIEALSPFSNKWTIKARVTFKSDIKTWHKPTGEGKLFSVNLLDESGEIKATGFNDQCDAFYDMLQEGSVYYISSPCRVSLAKKQFSNLPNDYELAFERETVIEKAEDQTNVPQLRFNFCTIQELQSVEKDSTVDVIGVLKEVAEVSEITSKKDGRPFQKRELTLVDDTGYSVRVTIWGKTASAFDANPESVVAFKGTKVSDFGGKSLSLLSSGTMTVDPDIPDAYRLKGWYDSAGRTDTFATHQNLAGVAGATGRKEEIKTISQVKDENLGVDDQAYYTIKATIVFVKQDNFCYPACSNQGCNKKVTPMPDGTWQCEKCNVSHDKPDYRYIMQLNVADHTSHQWLSCFDDTGRIVVGMSANELMELKENDDAKFMAAFEAVNCKKLVFRCRAKMDNFGDTQRVRYQVLSASLVDYKTEGNKLVELIKQFNIN, encoded by the exons ATGGGCGTCGAATCCGAATTATCGCAGGGCTGCATCGA GGCCATCTTCAATGACCCCGATCAGGCGGCACAGCGCTTCCCTGTGCCTGTGATGCAGTGCCTACAGATCAAGCAGATGGCGCCTTCAGGGCAAGGCGGCGATAGATATCGATTGGTCATGAGTGATGGACTCAACTATGTCCAGACCATGCTTGCTACTCAGGCAAATCATGTCATTCACGACAACAAGCTCGAGAGGGGCTGCCTAACTCGAGTGAAGCAGTACACTCCCAACAATTTGAAGGGAAAGAA CATCCTGGTTATTCTGGACCTCGAGGTCATCGAAAATCTCGGTGTGCACGAGAAGATTGGTGATCCAGTGGTCCTCGATCCCAAACCGGCCGAGACGACGATCGCTGGCAACGACTTTTACggagccaagaaggaagaaatggaTACCAAGCCACAGCTGCAGTCGATGCCGTCAAGATCAGCCACGCACGCTGGTGCCAACATATACCCTATCGAGGCTCTTTCGCCCTTTTCCAACAAATGGACAATCAAGGCCCGTGTAACGTTCAAGTCAGACATTAAGACGTGGCACAAACCGACCGGAGAGGGAAAGCTTTTCAGCGTCAACCTCCTTGACGAGAGTGGCGAGATCAAGGCTACGGGCTTCAACGACCAGTGCGATGCCTTTTATGACATGCTTCAGGAAGGCTCCGTCTACTACATTTCTAGCCCCTGCAGAGTTTCtctggccaagaagcagttCAGCAACTTGCCAAATGACTACGAGCTTGCCTTTGAGCGGGAAACGGTTATCGAAAAGGCAGAAGATCAGACCAACGTACCCCAGCTCCGGTTCAACTTCTGCACCATCCAAGAACTGCAAAGCGTGGAAAAGGACAGCACTGTTGATGTCATCGGTGTGTTGAAGGAGGTTGCCGAAGTCAGCGAGATTACGTCAAAGAAGGATGGTCGACCCTTCCAGAAGCGTGAATTGACGCTGGTGGACGATACCGGCTATTCAGTTCGCGTCACGATCTGGGGCAAGACAGCAAGCGCCTTTGATGCCAACCCAGAGTCAGTTGTGGCTTTCAAGGGCACCAAGGTATCAGACTTTGGTGGCAAGAGCCTTAGTCTGCTCTCGTCAGGAACCATGACTGTCGATCCTGATATCCCCGATGCCTACCGTCTCAAGGGTTGGTATGATTCAGCCGGCCGAACAGACACCTTTGCGACTCATCAGAACCTGGCTGGTGTGGCTGGCGCAACTGGCCGAAAGGAGGAAATCAAGACAATCTCACAGGTTAAAGACGAGAACCTTGGTGTGGACGACCAGGCTTACTACACGATCAAAGCCACCATTGTATTCGTCAAGCAAGACAACTTTTGCTACCCTGCTTGCTCTAACCAAGGATGCAACAAAAAGGTCACTCCCATGCCGGATGGTACATGGCAGTGCGAGAAGTGCAATGTATCACACGACAAGCCAGACTACCGCTACATCATGCAACTCAATGTGGCCGATCACACAAGTCACCAGTGGCTGAGCTGCTTCGACGATACGGGCAGGATAGTAGTCGGCATGTCTGCCAACGAGCtgatggagctcaaggagaatgACGATGCCAAGTTCATGGCCGCATTCGAGGCGGTGAATTGTAAGAAGCTGGTGTTCAGATGCAGAGCTAAGATGGATAATTTTGGTGACACGCAGAG GGTACGATACCAAGTTTTGAGTGCTTCTTTGGTGGACTACAAGACAGAGGGCAACAAACTGGTAGAGCTGATCAAGCAGTTCAACATTAACTAA
- a CDS encoding dienelactone hydrolase family domain-containing protein → MTEIDIATKAPESDAQEDSLLNEPTDVSEQMGEHEHCVKDRPTPTGQGSTGEIIKLNDIDVYISKPADYPHTPSRLLLLLTGGTGIKSVNNQIQADMYASEGFLVLMPDMFAGETAPGGKGSSFTDNSTSLLEQVKLKAVEIAKSFMIDMWLARITEAKIMPILRKVIEAAHEEYPDPIKYGEGIYAVGYCVGGRYVLLLAKGSHEGGNDEEAVMVKAGPYIKAGALAHAASVTPDDFKDLQAPLSLVCVEDDALFPDEVRKVGEEIMTQDNLEHEVQVYPGVPHGFAVTGQYQESAIMDAQVTAYEQMLAWVKEH, encoded by the exons ATGACAGAGATAGATATTGCAACAAAGGCGCCGGAGAGCGATGCGCAAGAAGACTCCTTGCTAAATGAGCCGACAGATGTCAGCGAGCAGATGGGTGAACATGAGCACTGCGTAAAGGACAGacctactc CCACCGGCCAGGGATCCACTGGCGAAATCATCAAACTCAACGACATCGAT GTGTACATCTCGAAACCAGCCGACTATCCTCATACACCTTcccgccttctcctcctgctcaCTGGCGGAACCGGTATCAAGTCCGTCAATAACCAGATTCAAGCCGACATGTACGCCTCTGAAGGATTTCTTGTCCTCATGCCAGATATGTTTGCGGGCGAAACAGCTCCAGGAGGAAAAGGTAGTTCCTTCACAGACAACTCGACGTCTCTTCTCGAGCAAGTCAAGTTGAAGGCCGTGGAGATTGCAAAGTCGTTTATGATCGATATGTGGCTGGCGCGAATAACAGAGGCTAAAATCATGCCCATATTGCGCAAGGTGATTGAAGCGGCACACGAAGAATACCCCGATCCTATCAAGTATGGTGAAGGGATCTACGCTGTAGGGTACTGCGTTGGTGGTCGCTACGTTCTCCTTTTGGCCAAGGGATCTCATGAGGGTGGcaacgatgaagaagctgtcatGGTGAAAGCTGGCCCGTATATCAAAGCCGGCGCTCTAGCTCATGCCGCGTCGGTGACTCCAGACGATTTCAAGGATCTCCAAGCGCCGTTGAGTCTGGTGTGTGTTGAAGACGATGCCTTATTCCCGGATGAGGTGCGAAAAGTGGGAGAAGAGATCATGACGCAGGACAATTTGGAACATGAAGTTCAAGTATACCCCGGAGTACCACACG GATTTGCTGTCACGGGTCAATACCAGGAatcagccatcatggacgcTCAGGTCACGGCATACGAGCAGATGCTAGCATGGGTGAAGGAACACTAA
- a CDS encoding zinc-binding dehydrogenase domain-containing protein, whose amino-acid sequence MRAVDIKGGKGERDALFINAETPKPVPSPGQAIVKIAAFGINRMDIIQRRGFYPVPQGAPKTLGVEFSGTIESFGSESHNGFKVGDEVFGLAYGGAYAEYIAVNTKMLLHKPKGLTHEQCAAVPEAWITATQALHLVLGFVEGKSILWHAGASGVSIAGIQLAKAAGASEIYATAGSDEKTKFITSELGATAAFNYKTQDWVSEIKAKTGGKGVDYIVDYIGGDYFQKNLDVAALDGSMLLLGTLSGGKVPDADISMILYKRLRVLGSTLRSRDVEYQGRLRDRLETYLPDFESHKLKIYLDSVLPWDKIQEAHEHMENAKNSGKIVCTIV is encoded by the exons ATGCGTGCAGTTG ACATCAAGGGTGGAAAAGGCGAGAGAGACgctctcttcatcaacgccgAAACCCCCAAGCCCGTCCCTTCCCCGGGTCAGGCCATCGTCAAGATCGCCGCCTTTGGCATCAACCGCATGGACATTATCCAGCGCCGCGGCTTCTATCCCGTCCCCCAGGGTGCTCCCAAGACTCTCGGCGTCGAGTTCAGCGGTACTATCGAGTCGTTTGGATCAGAGAGTCACAACGGCTTCAAGGTCGGCGATGAGGTATTTGGTCTTGCGTATGGTGGCGCTTATGCCGAGTACATCGCCGTCAACacaaagatgctgctgcacaAGCCAAAGGGCTTGACGCACGAGCAATGCGCTGCCGTTCCCGAGGCCTGGATAACGGCAACTCAAGCGCTGCACTTGGTTCTCGGATTCGTAGAGGGGAAGAGCATTCTCTGGCACGCTGGCGCATCAGGCGTTTCCATTGCCGGAATCCAGCTCGCCAAAGCCGCCGGCGCATCAGAGATTTATGCCACAGCAGGCAGCGACGAGAAAACCAAGTTCATCACATCTGAGCTCGGCGCCACCGCGGCCTTCAACTACAAGACCCAGGACTGGGTCagcgagatcaaggccaagacgggCGGCAAGGGCGTCGACTACATCGTCGACTACATCGGCGGAGACTACTTCCAGAAGAACCTCGACGTAGCTGCTCTTGACGGCAGCATGCTCCTCCTAGGCACTCTAAGCGGAGGAAAGGTCCCCGATGCGGACATCAGCATGATTCTGTACAAGCGCCTTCGCGTTTTGGGCAGCACGTTGCGAAGCCGCGACGTGGAGTACCAGGGCAGGCTGAGAGACAGGCTGGAGACATATCTCCCCGATTTTGAATCGCACAAGCTCAAAATCTACCTGGACTCTGTGCTGCCGTGGGACAAGATCCAGGAGGCGCACGAGCACATGGAGAATGCAAAGAACTCGGGTAAAATCGTCTGCACCATTGTTTAG
- a CDS encoding AMP-binding enzyme domain-containing protein — translation MSGKDSHVQDDILRHSLENPEEFWANQAEHLYWHKKPSSTLKLTAKKLKSGIEHDSWEWFPGGEISTCYNCVDRHVEAGHGDEVAIYFDSPVTQVKQKYTYRQLLEEVEVFAGALKEDGVRKGDVVMLYMPMIPAALIGILAVNRLGAIHSIVFGGFAPNALAQRIDSCKPVALLTASCGIDGNKPPIPYRPLVEEAFKLATHKPRRTFIWQREQVPWAPTDRSAGQASWQKVMNSARSRGIKAECVPVKSADPVYIIHTSGTTGTPKGVRRDAGGHAVGLHLSISYLFNIHGPGDVVFTASDIGWVVGHSYIVYAPLLAGASTIIYEGKPIGTPDASAFWRIVEEYKVNTMFTAPTALRAIKRDDPDNKFLAKVGERGGLRTLNALFLAGERSEPSIISMYQDLLDKYAAPSAHVIDNWWSTETGSPMTGRALVPHAGRDRKAKTRHDPPRLKPGSAGKAMPGFDIRVVDDEGREVDRGTMGNIVLGMPLAPTGFRTLWDDEERFYKGYLKRFQGKWLDTGDSGWIDAEGYVHVMSRNDDVLNVSAHRLSSGGIEQAVTSHPLVAEACIVGVPDAVKGQLPFAFITLSTPSHPTAAVPDEKLAAEIQALTRSGKTLRRVLRELLENAAKGQFDKEVAVPSTVEDAAVVDVARRKVKEYFDTVGEKHAAIEEGIKAKL, via the exons ATGTCTGGTAAAGACAGCCATGTCCAGGATGATATCCTGCGGCACAGCCTTGAGAACCCTGAGGAGTTCTGGGCGAACCAGGCTGAGCATCTCTACTGGCACAAGAAGCCCAGCTCAACACTAAAGCTTACagccaagaagctcaagagcgGCATTGAGCACGACAGCTGGGAGTGGTTTCCCGGCGGCGAGATTTCTACCTGCTATAACTGCGTGGACCGCCATGTTGAGgctggacatggcgatgaggtTGCCATTTACTTTGACAGCCCAGTCACCCAGGTCAAGCAAAAGTACACATACcgccagctgctggaggaggttgaggtcTTTGCGGGAGCTctgaaagaagatggcgtgCGCAAAGGAGATGTGGTAATGCTTTACA TGCCCATGATTCCCGCTGCTCTGATCGGCATTCTGGCCGTGAACCGCCTCGGTGCCATCCACTCCATCGTCTTCGGCGGCTTTGCCCCCAATGCCCTCGCTCAGCGTATCGACTCATGCAAGCCCGTCGCCCTCTTGACGGCCTCATGTGGCATTGACGGCAACAAGCCTCCTATCCCATATCGCCCACTCGTCGAGGAGGCCTTCAAGCTAGCCACTCACAAGCCGCGCCGGACGTTTATTTGGCAGCGTGAACAGGTTCCCTGGGCACCCACAGACCGCAGCGCGGGCCAGGCATCCTGGCAGAAAGTCATGAACAGCGCACGTTCAAGAGGCATCAAGGCCGAGTGTGTCCCTGTAAAGAGTGCTGATCCAGTCTACATTATCCACACATCCGGCACAACAGGCACGCCCAAGGGAGTTCGGCGAGACGCTGGAGGCCATGCTGTTGGTCTACACCTCTCGATTAGCTACCTGTTCAATATCCACGGGCCGGGCGACGTTGTCTTTACGGCGTCGGATATCGGTTGGGTAGTTGGCCACTCGTACATCGTCTACGCACCGCTGCTGGCTGGCGCTTCTACTATCATTTATGAAGGCAAGCCAATCGGAACACCAGACGCTTCGGCCTTCTGGCGCATTGTCGAGGAATACAAGGTTAACACCATGTTCACTGCCCCAACGGCCCTGCGCGCCATCAAGCGCGATGATCCTGATAACAAGTTTCTGGCCAAGGTTGGAGAGCGAGGTGGCCTCCGCACACTCAACGCCCTGTTCCTAGCCGGAGAACGTTCAGAGCCAAGCATCATATCCATGTATCAGGATCTCCTAGACAAATATGCTGCGCCATCCGCTCATGTCATCGATAACTGGTGGTCCACGGAGACTGGCTCTCCCATGACGGGTCGTGCTCTCGTCCCCCATGCGGGTCGCGACCGCAAAGCCAAGACTCGTCATGATCCTCCTCGCCTCAAACCCGGCAGTGCTGGCAAAGCCATGCCTGGGTTTGACATCCGCGTCGTAGATGATGAGGGCCGCGAGGTTGACAGAGGCACCATGGGCAATATTGTGCTGGGAATGCCATTGGCGCCGACTGGGTTCCGCACTCTATGggacgatgaggagagaTTTTACAAGGGCTACTTGAAGAGATTCCAAGGAAAGTGGCTTGATACTGGAGACTCGGGCTGGATTGATGCCGAGGGCTATGTACATGTCATGAGCAGGAACGACGATGTGCTGAATGTGAGCGCACATCGGTTGTCGAGTG GTGGTATTGAACAAGCTGTGACTTCGCACCCTCTCGTTGCCGAAGCCTGCATCGTGGGTGTCCCTGACGCCGTAAAGGGCCAGCTGCCTTTTGCTTTCATCACTCTCTCTACCCCATCTCACCCAACAGCTGCAGTCCCtgacgagaagctggctgcTGAGATTCAGGCCCTT ACACGCTCCGGCAAGACTCTTAGGCGTGTATTGagggagctgctggagaatgcCGCCAAGGGCCAGTTTGACAAAGAAGTCGCGGTACCGAGCACTGTGGAGGATGCGGCTGTTGTGGATGTGGCTAGACGTAAAGTAAAGGAGTATTTTGATACTGTGGGCGAGAAACACGCCGCTATTGAGGAGGGCATAAAGGCGAAGCTGTAA